Proteins encoded within one genomic window of Halocatena marina:
- a CDS encoding dihydrodipicolinate synthase family protein, protein MPQTAEFDVDGTLCPLVTPFTDGGVDHAGLTAIIEQTLTAGIDGLVPCGTTGEFASLSSKEYQAVLETTVAAADGVPVVAGTADTSIRGTRSRIEIAADIGADAALITLPYFHTANDPAGYRTFIERIADNSPLPVYLYNIPACTGASIDLDVLEAVADHQRIVGLKDSSGDLNYFTEAVRRTPSNFQLFQGYDSNLLPALFFGATGGINALSNVIPEAFVDAIDAANANDIETAHEIHANQIAPLFQKCIEHGFAPASKAGLVARGVIDSTAVRPPLVTLDAAAQADIAAIVEAVTNDSS, encoded by the coding sequence ATGCCACAGACTGCCGAATTCGACGTCGATGGGACACTCTGCCCGCTCGTTACGCCCTTTACAGACGGTGGTGTCGACCACGCTGGTCTCACCGCAATCATCGAACAAACGCTTACAGCAGGCATCGATGGCCTCGTTCCGTGCGGGACGACGGGCGAGTTTGCGAGTCTCAGTTCCAAGGAGTACCAGGCTGTTCTCGAAACAACGGTCGCCGCTGCCGATGGTGTTCCGGTTGTGGCCGGAACGGCTGACACGAGTATCCGAGGGACACGGTCCCGTATCGAGATAGCTGCGGACATCGGAGCCGACGCAGCATTGATTACACTCCCGTACTTCCACACCGCGAACGATCCAGCTGGATACCGGACGTTCATCGAACGAATCGCCGACAACTCGCCGCTTCCGGTGTATCTTTACAACATACCGGCCTGCACCGGTGCCAGCATCGATCTTGATGTTCTCGAAGCGGTCGCGGACCACCAGCGTATCGTCGGACTCAAGGATTCGAGTGGTGATTTGAACTACTTCACCGAAGCAGTCCGTCGAACGCCGTCGAATTTCCAGTTGTTCCAAGGCTATGATAGCAATCTACTTCCCGCCCTGTTCTTCGGCGCAACAGGGGGAATCAACGCGCTTTCGAACGTGATTCCCGAAGCGTTCGTCGACGCGATCGACGCCGCAAACGCCAACGACATCGAGACGGCCCACGAGATTCACGCGAATCAGATCGCTCCACTCTTCCAGAAGTGTATCGAGCACGGCTTCGCGCCGGCGAGTAAAGCGGGACTCGTTGCTCGTGGTGTCATCGACTCGACAGCGGTTCGACCACCACTCGTTACTCTTGATGCGGCGGCACAAGCCGATATTGCAGCCATTGTCGAGGCTGTCACAAACGATTCTTCCTAA
- a CDS encoding aminotransferase class III-fold pyridoxal phosphate-dependent enzyme, which yields MDRDTAIPDTAALPGPNAQAWIDFHSEYAAASEYSHEFVWDVTAKADGPFVTDVDGNVLLDFTCHIGAAPLGYNNEKIMSKVREFDLVEPTKIAGQDMYFGIGGDPETADIPGASHLMEKLVAISSDYEMDTVFLSNSGAEAVENAMKITHDYNPTAKYAYAFEGSFHGRTLGTLSLTHSKGVYTRHYPEIAGVKTLPFCDCDDNCECGFERSDGSQFRTALEPEGGHVEPDEVAFVVLEPIQGVGGYRFPNEAFVSEVDDVCKSYDIPLIVDEIQSGVGRTGKMWASDHYQIEPDVIASAKGLRVGATISREEIFPSEKNRLGSTFGGGDLLASMQGVFTIEAIEQHDLLDNATERGRQAKELLRDNASSHVEDVRGKGLMLAVEVDSQDNRDAVVAAALERGLLILGCGKRTIRLLPPLDATEREIEMGISILCDALDTITPRTH from the coding sequence ATGGATAGGGACACCGCAATCCCAGACACAGCAGCGCTGCCCGGACCTAATGCTCAAGCGTGGATCGATTTTCACTCAGAGTATGCAGCCGCAAGCGAATACTCTCACGAGTTCGTTTGGGACGTGACGGCTAAGGCGGACGGTCCGTTCGTTACCGATGTTGATGGGAACGTTCTCCTCGATTTTACCTGTCATATTGGCGCTGCGCCACTCGGGTACAACAACGAGAAAATCATGTCGAAGGTGCGTGAGTTCGATCTCGTCGAACCGACGAAGATTGCGGGACAAGATATGTACTTTGGTATTGGTGGTGATCCGGAGACAGCCGATATCCCCGGAGCTAGCCATCTCATGGAGAAGCTCGTCGCCATTTCGAGTGACTACGAGATGGACACCGTGTTCCTCTCGAACTCTGGTGCAGAGGCCGTCGAGAATGCGATGAAAATCACACACGACTACAATCCCACCGCAAAATACGCCTACGCATTCGAGGGAAGCTTCCACGGGCGTACGCTTGGAACGCTCTCGCTCACCCATTCAAAGGGTGTGTACACCCGCCATTATCCTGAAATCGCGGGCGTCAAAACGCTCCCGTTCTGTGACTGTGATGACAACTGTGAATGCGGTTTCGAGCGATCAGACGGTTCTCAGTTCCGGACTGCGCTCGAACCGGAGGGAGGACATGTCGAACCCGATGAAGTTGCCTTTGTCGTACTGGAGCCGATTCAGGGTGTGGGTGGCTACCGATTTCCGAACGAAGCGTTCGTCAGCGAAGTCGATGACGTGTGTAAATCGTACGACATCCCACTAATCGTCGATGAGATCCAGTCTGGGGTCGGCCGTACAGGGAAGATGTGGGCCTCTGATCACTATCAAATCGAACCCGACGTCATTGCTAGTGCGAAGGGCCTACGGGTTGGGGCGACAATTTCTCGTGAGGAGATCTTTCCCTCTGAGAAAAACCGTCTCGGTTCGACGTTCGGCGGCGGGGACCTCCTTGCCTCGATGCAAGGTGTGTTCACGATCGAGGCTATCGAACAGCACGACTTGCTCGATAATGCGACCGAGCGCGGTCGACAGGCGAAAGAGCTACTCCGTGACAACGCGTCTTCACACGTCGAGGACGTGCGCGGTAAGGGGTTGATGCTTGCTGTCGAGGTTGACAGCCAAGACAACCGCGATGCCGTCGTTGCAGCAGCCTTAGAACGCGGCCTTCTCATTCTTGGCTGCGGTAAGCGCACAATTCGACTACTGCCACCACTGGACGCAACCGAGCGAGAGATCGAGATGGGTATTTCCATTCTCTGTGATGCACTAGACACCATCACACCGAGGACTCACTAG
- the trxA gene encoding thioredoxin has protein sequence MTENRSIDEIREQKLAELQETHENDGVGTTDSPSDPIHIEGQSQLTDATETHRVVLVDFYADWCGPCKMIEPTVEEIAAETDAAVAKVDIDANQRLATEFSVRGVPTLILFADGEPVEQLVGMQNKAALIDVIDQYS, from the coding sequence ATGACTGAGAATCGATCAATCGATGAGATCCGCGAGCAGAAACTCGCGGAGCTACAGGAAACACACGAGAACGACGGTGTCGGCACTACTGACAGCCCCTCCGATCCGATCCACATCGAGGGGCAATCGCAGCTGACGGACGCCACAGAAACGCACAGGGTTGTCCTCGTTGATTTCTACGCAGATTGGTGCGGTCCATGTAAGATGATCGAGCCAACTGTTGAAGAAATCGCCGCCGAAACCGATGCAGCAGTCGCCAAAGTCGACATCGACGCTAATCAGCGCCTTGCTACCGAATTCAGTGTTCGAGGGGTCCCCACACTGATCTTGTTTGCCGATGGAGAGCCAGTAGAACAACTCGTCGGGATGCAGAACAAAGCAGCACTCATCGACGTTATCGATCAGTACAGCTGA
- a CDS encoding M24 family metallopeptidase, with product MSQAVFDSSEYDRRIARTKERMAEEGLDAIIVSDPANMNYLTGYDGWSFYVHQGIVVTRNRDEPIWVGREMDANGARATTRLSEESIRAYSDDHVHSPVDLHPMDFFAAVLEDLGVDDGRVGLEMDAYYFTAKSYIRLQKNLPVAEFEDATLLVNWVRVKKSEQELEYMRQAARISENAMQAGLNAISEGVPEYEAARSIYTALIDGTDEYGGDYPSIVPLMPSGDNTGTPHLTWTDRQFERGDPVIIELSGCRHRYHSPLARTTFVGDPPAAVEETADIVVEGIEAALDAVEPGVTCEAVEKVWRDTIAKYDVEKEDRIGYSMGLGYPPDWGEHTASIRPGDETVLETDMTFHMIPGLWFDDFGVELSETFCVTGTGAEPLSEFPRRLFVA from the coding sequence ATGTCTCAGGCGGTGTTCGACAGCAGCGAGTACGACCGGCGCATTGCCCGAACGAAAGAACGGATGGCAGAAGAAGGACTGGACGCAATCATCGTCAGCGATCCGGCTAACATGAACTACCTCACCGGCTACGATGGCTGGTCATTCTACGTCCATCAAGGGATTGTGGTGACCCGGAACCGAGACGAACCGATCTGGGTGGGCCGCGAGATGGACGCCAATGGAGCACGGGCGACGACCCGTCTTTCCGAGGAGAGCATTCGAGCCTACAGCGACGACCACGTACACTCTCCGGTTGATCTCCATCCGATGGACTTCTTCGCCGCGGTATTGGAGGATCTTGGCGTCGACGACGGTCGCGTCGGTCTTGAGATGGATGCCTACTATTTCACAGCGAAGTCCTACATACGTCTACAAAAGAACCTTCCTGTGGCCGAGTTCGAAGATGCGACGCTCCTCGTCAACTGGGTGCGCGTAAAGAAGTCTGAACAGGAACTCGAATACATGCGCCAAGCCGCCCGGATCTCCGAGAATGCAATGCAGGCGGGGCTCAACGCTATCTCCGAGGGAGTTCCAGAGTACGAGGCGGCTCGATCGATCTACACAGCTCTCATCGACGGAACGGACGAGTACGGCGGAGACTATCCGTCTATTGTCCCGTTGATGCCTTCGGGTGACAACACCGGCACACCGCATCTTACGTGGACCGATCGTCAGTTCGAGCGTGGCGACCCAGTGATCATCGAACTATCGGGCTGTCGACACCGGTATCACTCGCCACTCGCCCGAACGACATTCGTCGGTGATCCGCCAGCAGCAGTTGAGGAAACCGCAGACATCGTCGTCGAGGGAATTGAGGCTGCACTGGATGCGGTCGAGCCCGGCGTCACCTGCGAAGCTGTCGAGAAAGTGTGGCGAGATACCATCGCAAAATACGATGTCGAAAAAGAGGACCGTATTGGCTACTCTATGGGTCTCGGGTATCCGCCCGATTGGGGCGAACACACCGCGAGCATCCGTCCCGGTGACGAAACCGTACTCGAAACGGATATGACGTTCCATATGATTCCGGGGCTGTGGTTCGATGACTTCGGTGTCGAACTCAGCGAGACGTTCTGTGTTACTGGGACGGGAGCCGAACCGCTCTCTGAATTCCCGCGCCGTCTGTTTGTCGCTTGA
- the ilvA gene encoding threonine ammonia-lyase, giving the protein MRSETIVTPVEIEAANKRISSIAHRTPLDRSTTFAQMSDAASVGLKLENMQRTGSFKIRGAYNMMSQLPATKRENGVVASSAGNHAQGVALAGQELDIETTIVVPEVTPAAKIAATRGYGATVLVEGDIYEDSYQYAMDLADRENRTFVHPFNDEQIIAGQGTVGLELTEQFPAVDTVLVAIGGGGLISGVSVALRNHNPDVRVIGVQPEGAAHAAPSLEADEIQELETVDTIAEGIADTRLLEKTFTVIRETVDDVVSVTDQEIATAVSLLAERTKTIAEAAGGAPLAALLCDTVDVRGENVAVVVSGGNINLTDHANLVETGLVQQNRLHRVRLVLDDWAASLSTVVDLIEQENAELIDIERRPQAPTEQLNRCPVLLTLEGNGADHFERVLDTLNEHEEITVK; this is encoded by the coding sequence ATGAGATCAGAAACGATCGTCACACCAGTGGAGATTGAAGCGGCGAACAAACGCATCAGCTCAATTGCTCATCGAACGCCACTCGATCGTTCGACGACGTTTGCACAGATGAGCGACGCTGCTTCGGTTGGACTGAAACTGGAGAATATGCAGCGGACCGGTTCGTTCAAGATTCGAGGTGCGTACAACATGATGAGCCAGCTTCCAGCCACAAAACGGGAAAACGGAGTTGTCGCATCAAGTGCGGGAAATCACGCCCAAGGAGTCGCGCTCGCTGGACAGGAACTGGATATCGAAACGACGATCGTCGTGCCTGAAGTGACGCCCGCGGCCAAGATCGCGGCGACCCGTGGCTATGGTGCGACAGTCCTCGTCGAGGGAGACATCTACGAGGATTCCTATCAGTACGCGATGGATCTCGCCGACCGAGAGAACCGAACATTTGTCCACCCGTTCAACGACGAGCAGATCATCGCCGGTCAGGGGACGGTCGGTCTCGAACTCACAGAGCAGTTCCCGGCAGTCGATACGGTACTCGTCGCAATCGGTGGGGGTGGACTCATTAGCGGTGTCTCTGTAGCGCTCCGGAACCACAACCCGGACGTTCGCGTGATCGGTGTTCAGCCGGAAGGAGCGGCCCACGCAGCGCCATCGCTTGAGGCGGATGAAATTCAGGAACTGGAGACCGTCGATACCATCGCGGAAGGAATTGCGGATACGCGGCTCCTCGAAAAGACGTTCACGGTCATCCGCGAGACTGTCGACGACGTGGTCAGCGTGACGGATCAAGAGATTGCGACCGCGGTTTCGCTTCTCGCAGAGCGGACGAAAACCATTGCCGAGGCAGCCGGTGGAGCACCGCTCGCAGCACTACTTTGCGATACAGTTGACGTGCGCGGTGAGAACGTCGCTGTCGTCGTGTCTGGAGGTAACATCAATCTCACTGATCACGCCAACCTCGTAGAAACCGGACTGGTACAGCAGAATCGACTTCATCGCGTGCGTCTTGTACTCGATGACTGGGCTGCTTCACTCAGCACTGTCGTGGACCTCATCGAACAGGAGAACGCAGAGCTCATCGACATCGAGCGCAGACCACAAGCGCCGACGGAACAGCTGAATCGCTGCCCGGTGTTGCTCACGCTCGAAGGCAACGGAGCGGACCACTTCGAACGAGTCCTCGACACACTGAACGAGCACGAAGAGATTACGGTAAAGTAA
- a CDS encoding amidohydrolase codes for MSSSIRNRLRSLRRQFHRYPEPAWCEFRTTSLLVELLEEIGVDELAIGTDALVSEERMAVPSEEEIELWYQRAHDTGARADVLEQTAGGHTGVVAKLTGNEDEPTGPHVGLRVDIDGLFIEESTSDNHVPATEGFRSEHEETMHACGHDAHMTIGLGVIEAIQQSDFDGTLTVFFQPAEEVSGGGKPMAESDHMDAIEHLFAVHVGLDHPTGTVVGGIVKPLAMSHITAQFTGTPAHAGKSPNEGNNAMQAMASAIQNVYAISRHEDGMTRVNIGRAECGTASNIIAEEATIHGEVRGETTELMEYMRGECFQTLDAAATMHGCSVDPTVISESPRADSDETLATLVRDVASLHEHVDTPVVSAEFGASEDATFLMNAVQRAGGYATYAIIGTDHPTSHHTPTFDVDEQSIEIGVDVLSESIQRIEEVRSDA; via the coding sequence ATGTCGAGCTCAATACGGAATCGGCTTCGATCGCTTCGTCGCCAGTTCCACCGGTATCCAGAACCAGCATGGTGTGAGTTTCGCACGACGAGCCTCCTCGTCGAACTGCTGGAGGAGATTGGTGTCGACGAACTGGCCATCGGAACAGACGCACTCGTCTCTGAGGAACGAATGGCCGTCCCATCTGAGGAGGAAATCGAGTTGTGGTATCAGCGAGCGCACGATACTGGAGCACGGGCAGACGTTCTCGAACAGACGGCAGGCGGTCACACGGGGGTCGTTGCGAAACTCACTGGAAACGAGGATGAACCGACGGGGCCTCACGTTGGCCTCCGTGTCGACATCGACGGCCTGTTCATCGAGGAATCGACGAGTGATAACCACGTCCCCGCAACGGAAGGGTTCCGATCAGAACACGAGGAAACGATGCACGCCTGTGGTCACGACGCACACATGACGATCGGGTTAGGGGTCATCGAGGCGATCCAACAGAGCGACTTTGACGGGACGTTGACCGTTTTCTTTCAGCCCGCAGAGGAAGTGTCCGGCGGCGGTAAGCCGATGGCTGAAAGCGACCACATGGACGCCATCGAGCATCTCTTTGCGGTTCACGTCGGTCTCGATCATCCGACAGGCACGGTCGTCGGGGGAATCGTAAAGCCGCTGGCGATGAGCCACATCACCGCCCAGTTTACGGGAACGCCTGCCCACGCTGGGAAGTCACCGAACGAGGGGAACAATGCGATGCAAGCAATGGCGAGCGCGATTCAAAACGTCTACGCGATCTCTCGCCACGAAGACGGAATGACGCGGGTCAATATCGGTCGTGCAGAGTGTGGCACAGCGAGCAACATCATCGCAGAGGAGGCCACGATTCACGGGGAAGTCAGAGGGGAAACGACCGAGCTCATGGAGTACATGCGCGGGGAATGCTTTCAGACGCTTGACGCAGCCGCAACGATGCACGGCTGTTCGGTCGATCCGACTGTCATCAGTGAATCTCCCAGAGCTGACAGCGATGAGACGCTTGCAACGCTCGTTCGTGACGTTGCATCACTCCACGAGCACGTCGATACACCAGTGGTGTCCGCGGAATTCGGAGCGAGTGAAGACGCGACCTTTCTCATGAATGCTGTACAGCGGGCTGGTGGGTACGCGACCTACGCAATCATCGGGACAGACCATCCGACGAGCCATCATACGCCGACGTTCGACGTGGACGAGCAGAGCATCGAAATTGGTGTTGACGTACTTTCGGAATCGATTCAGCGAATTGAAGAGGTACGCTCTGACGCATGA
- a CDS encoding BCCT family transporter, protein MSQSNDQGPLEEFVEEIEPVIFAFGAGITLLFVAIFAYKPETAGDIVTRANDLVLAHFNWAFLVIMLFFVLFLGFLIFGPWGNLRFGDEPPEFSYFSYFTMMYSAGLAAGIVFWGPAESLIHYASVPPLYDVPAKSTAAMPIALQYSLFHWGLTQWSCFTVMGIGIGYYVYNHDAPLRVSSVLTPFIGADSIKDSYWATIIDILAVFATLGGVATSLGFIGSQFLTGLNYRWGIELNDLLTIGVITGMTVIFTASLVLGIDRGIRRLSNFNMTLFGVLMIGTLIVGPTWAILQVGTQAMAGFIGDFFKMSLFTHVAGGGEWANTWTVFYWAWPLAWSPFAGLFIARISRGRSVREVAFTGIGATAMATIPWFIVLGGAGLQLQNSGAANLLGPIQNPSLGESVSGYVLFGALPFGSIFLFFFLLLVMTFFVTSADSSTLAVSMMVTGGKEEPSAGNRIFWGVLQGLVASILMVIGGVDALQMAAIITGGPFAIVGLVACVGLIRSFRKKHGNLLLQEETVIFGWSEKETTEHQQKVEPNDD, encoded by the coding sequence ATGAGTCAATCGAACGATCAAGGCCCGCTTGAAGAATTCGTCGAAGAAATCGAACCGGTGATCTTTGCGTTCGGTGCGGGGATCACGCTGTTGTTCGTCGCCATCTTTGCGTACAAACCTGAGACAGCAGGAGACATCGTCACGAGAGCAAATGACCTCGTACTTGCGCACTTCAATTGGGCGTTCCTTGTCATCATGCTCTTTTTCGTCCTCTTTCTCGGATTCCTCATCTTTGGTCCGTGGGGAAATCTCCGGTTTGGTGACGAGCCACCGGAATTCAGCTATTTTTCGTACTTTACGATGATGTACTCTGCGGGTCTTGCGGCCGGAATCGTCTTCTGGGGACCGGCTGAATCACTCATTCATTACGCATCCGTTCCGCCGCTGTACGACGTACCAGCGAAGTCAACAGCCGCAATGCCGATCGCGCTGCAGTACTCGCTGTTCCACTGGGGACTCACCCAGTGGTCCTGCTTCACCGTGATGGGAATCGGTATCGGATACTACGTCTACAACCACGATGCACCCCTCCGCGTCTCCTCGGTACTCACTCCATTCATCGGTGCCGACAGCATCAAAGATAGTTACTGGGCAACGATCATCGACATCCTCGCGGTGTTCGCTACGCTCGGTGGCGTTGCAACTTCGCTCGGATTCATTGGGAGCCAGTTTCTCACCGGCCTTAACTACAGATGGGGGATTGAACTGAACGACCTCTTGACCATCGGAGTCATCACAGGCATGACGGTCATTTTCACCGCTTCGTTGGTTTTAGGGATTGACCGCGGAATCCGGCGGCTCTCGAACTTCAATATGACATTGTTCGGCGTGTTGATGATCGGCACACTCATCGTTGGGCCGACGTGGGCCATTCTTCAAGTCGGCACGCAGGCGATGGCTGGATTCATCGGCGACTTTTTCAAAATGAGCTTGTTCACCCACGTTGCCGGAGGCGGCGAATGGGCGAACACGTGGACCGTCTTTTACTGGGCGTGGCCACTCGCGTGGTCGCCGTTCGCAGGCCTATTTATCGCGCGGATCTCTCGTGGTCGGAGTGTCCGCGAGGTTGCCTTTACTGGTATTGGTGCAACCGCAATGGCGACGATTCCGTGGTTTATTGTTCTCGGAGGGGCCGGTCTCCAGTTGCAAAACAGCGGTGCTGCAAATCTATTGGGGCCGATCCAAAACCCAAGTCTCGGTGAATCTGTCTCCGGGTACGTGCTCTTCGGTGCTCTGCCCTTCGGATCGATTTTCCTCTTTTTCTTTTTACTCCTCGTGATGACCTTCTTTGTCACGTCCGCCGATTCATCGACGCTTGCCGTCTCGATGATGGTTACGGGCGGGAAAGAAGAGCCCTCTGCAGGCAACCGCATCTTCTGGGGAGTGCTGCAGGGTTTGGTCGCCTCTATCCTCATGGTTATCGGCGGTGTGGATGCACTCCAGATGGCTGCGATCATCACCGGAGGACCGTTTGCAATCGTCGGGCTCGTCGCCTGTGTCGGCCTAATACGGTCGTTTCGGAAGAAGCATGGAAATCTTCTCCTTCAAGAGGAGACAGTCATCTTCGGGTGGTCGGAAAAGGAAACGACGGAGCACCAACAGAAAGTTGAACCAAACGATGATTGA
- the ggt gene encoding gamma-glutamyltransferase, with the protein MTANEDGGEDRHEDQLTVDERTATTYRRTFLKGSAAALGASAIPVSAVRASTEDGNNDERRRTPDTARSSEGMVSTVHPQATAVGVDVLQNGGNAIDAAVAVQFALNVTQPHGSGIGGGGFMLVYVAEEDELYAIDNRERAPLGATADMFLDDQGEPIPFEKRITLGEAVGVPGTLRACDVALKRFGTQELSKLITPGIELASGACPVTVDEHLASVIQEEQSKFNDAARSVFTPGGTPLKAGETLVQEDLAETFRQIKNKGIGAFYGGEIASATAGVVQKHGGSMTEKDLARYNVTIDHPDVGEYGDLTVRTQSLPSSGGLTIAQILQLLEKLDLRQYGRRSPETYHALIEAFHLAYADRGEYMGDKALVDVPWQGLLDEEYVDQRRSLIDFESADLAGVEPGNPWDHQPGQPYRIVAQNESNTAPSERTNQKRAASSLQSDLGQTTHFTTADSEGNLVSWTSTIEQFFGTGIMVPDHGFMLNNELTDFDAKPGGPNEVEPTKRPLSSTSPTIVFKDGAPFMTVGSPGGKTIITTVAQIILNVAEFGMSPAEAIAEPRLYDDVDPEVIWEPGLPSEARQQLQALGHEFADEPMPLGNAQAIFAQDGAYLGVADGRRDGSVVGL; encoded by the coding sequence ATGACAGCAAACGAGGACGGTGGCGAGGACAGACACGAGGATCAATTGACGGTGGACGAACGAACGGCGACCACGTATCGACGGACGTTTCTAAAAGGATCGGCCGCTGCGCTTGGCGCGAGTGCGATACCCGTCTCTGCCGTCCGAGCGTCTACGGAGGATGGCAACAATGATGAACGGCGGCGAACACCGGACACGGCTCGGAGTTCGGAAGGAATGGTCTCGACTGTCCATCCCCAAGCAACTGCGGTCGGAGTCGACGTGCTCCAGAATGGTGGAAATGCGATCGACGCTGCGGTCGCGGTTCAGTTCGCACTGAACGTAACACAACCCCACGGCTCGGGAATCGGTGGTGGCGGATTTATGCTCGTCTACGTCGCCGAAGAGGACGAACTCTACGCTATTGACAACCGTGAGCGGGCACCTCTCGGGGCAACAGCGGATATGTTTCTGGACGATCAAGGTGAACCGATCCCGTTTGAAAAGCGGATCACGCTCGGTGAAGCGGTCGGAGTGCCAGGAACTCTCAGAGCGTGCGATGTAGCTCTCAAGCGGTTCGGAACGCAGGAACTCTCAAAGCTGATTACACCGGGAATCGAACTGGCAAGTGGTGCTTGCCCCGTCACAGTTGATGAACACCTCGCAAGCGTGATTCAAGAGGAACAGAGCAAATTCAACGACGCTGCTCGGTCGGTGTTCACTCCCGGTGGGACTCCGCTCAAAGCGGGTGAGACGCTGGTCCAAGAAGACTTAGCCGAGACGTTCCGGCAGATCAAAAATAAGGGGATCGGTGCGTTTTACGGCGGTGAAATCGCCTCCGCAACCGCTGGCGTCGTACAGAAACACGGCGGCAGCATGACTGAGAAGGATCTCGCTAGATACAACGTCACGATCGATCACCCGGACGTTGGGGAGTATGGAGATCTGACCGTTCGGACACAGTCACTGCCGAGCTCGGGTGGATTGACGATTGCGCAGATCCTTCAACTGCTTGAGAAGCTCGATCTCCGTCAGTACGGCCGACGATCGCCAGAGACCTATCACGCACTGATCGAAGCGTTCCATCTGGCGTACGCCGACCGCGGCGAGTACATGGGCGATAAAGCGCTCGTCGACGTACCGTGGCAAGGATTGCTAGACGAGGAGTACGTCGATCAACGACGCAGCCTGATCGACTTCGAGAGCGCTGATCTTGCTGGCGTCGAACCAGGGAATCCGTGGGACCACCAACCCGGTCAACCGTACCGAATCGTTGCCCAGAATGAGAGCAACACGGCACCAAGTGAACGCACGAATCAAAAGCGTGCAGCGAGTTCGCTACAGAGCGATCTCGGTCAGACAACGCACTTCACTACCGCAGACAGCGAGGGGAATCTCGTCTCGTGGACAAGCACTATCGAACAGTTCTTCGGAACGGGGATCATGGTTCCCGACCACGGATTCATGCTGAACAACGAACTGACGGATTTCGATGCAAAACCGGGTGGACCGAACGAAGTCGAGCCCACAAAACGACCGCTCAGCAGCACAAGTCCGACGATCGTCTTCAAGGACGGAGCGCCGTTCATGACGGTCGGCTCCCCCGGTGGAAAGACCATCATCACGACAGTTGCACAAATCATCCTCAACGTCGCGGAGTTCGGCATGAGTCCCGCAGAGGCCATTGCAGAGCCACGTCTCTACGACGACGTTGACCCGGAAGTGATCTGGGAACCTGGATTGCCATCAGAGGCCCGCCAGCAGCTTCAAGCACTCGGCCACGAGTTTGCCGACGAGCCGATGCCGCTCGGGAACGCTCAAGCGATTTTCGCACAGGACGGTGCGTATCTCGGGGTGGCCGACGGTCGCCGCGATGGATCGGTCGTCGGGCTGTAG